In Desulfotomaculum sp., a genomic segment contains:
- a CDS encoding acetyl-CoA acetyltransferase — protein MPDKDVAVIGVGQSAFVRGYPGGIRELCFEAYREAMQDAGIPSKEIKALIVCCAPEYDKQRSPSSLINEYLGLNPSPAFMVESLCSSSTTGFAIAYSFIKSGVYDVVCVLGFQKMSEITSQDVQERMGRGADVMWESPYGTSMPAYYAMYAQAHFANFGTKSEDLALVRVKASTYGQLNEKAVYRKKVTFEQVMEAGLVSSPLKVMDCCANADGSSCVILASADRAKELSKKPVWVMGVGSANAPMNLASREHMRGLDCARIAGEKAYAMAGVGPQDIDVAEVHDCFTIAEILAYEALGFAKPGEGPQLIRDKETYLEGKIPVNVDGGLLSKGHPIGATGGSQLRTIVLQLRGEAGAIQVPNAEIGLVHNIGGVGIYGNVLILGR, from the coding sequence ATGCCTGATAAAGATGTGGCCGTTATTGGAGTAGGCCAGAGCGCTTTTGTGCGCGGTTATCCCGGTGGTATTCGGGAATTATGTTTTGAAGCCTACAGGGAAGCTATGCAGGATGCGGGGATTCCCTCGAAGGAAATCAAAGCTTTAATTGTTTGCTGCGCTCCCGAGTACGATAAGCAGCGCAGTCCCTCGAGCTTAATTAATGAGTACCTGGGGCTAAACCCGTCGCCTGCCTTTATGGTTGAATCCCTGTGTTCCTCAAGTACGACAGGGTTTGCTATCGCGTACTCATTTATCAAGAGCGGAGTTTACGATGTTGTTTGTGTCCTGGGATTCCAGAAGATGTCCGAAATCACCTCCCAGGATGTCCAGGAGCGCATGGGGCGCGGCGCCGACGTAATGTGGGAGTCTCCTTACGGGACATCCATGCCCGCATATTATGCCATGTACGCCCAGGCGCATTTTGCCAACTTTGGCACGAAGTCGGAGGATCTGGCCCTGGTCCGTGTTAAAGCGTCAACATACGGACAGTTAAATGAAAAGGCAGTCTACCGTAAGAAGGTCACTTTTGAGCAGGTGATGGAAGCGGGTCTTGTTTCCAGTCCCTTAAAAGTAATGGACTGCTGTGCAAATGCAGACGGATCCTCCTGTGTTATCTTAGCCTCGGCTGACAGGGCCAAGGAACTCAGCAAGAAGCCGGTTTGGGTTATGGGTGTCGGTTCAGCCAACGCGCCGATGAACCTGGCCAGCAGGGAACATATGAGGGGCCTGGATTGCGCGCGCATAGCCGGAGAAAAGGCCTACGCCATGGCCGGCGTAGGGCCGCAGGATATTGACGTGGCCGAAGTTCACGACTGCTTCACCATTGCGGAAATTCTGGCCTACGAGGCTCTTGGCTTTGCCAAACCAGGAGAAGGCCCTCAGCTGATCCGCGATAAAGAAACATATCTCGAAGGCAAAATTCCGGTTAACGTAGACGGCGGGCTGCTGTCCAAAGGGCATCCGATCGGCGCTACAGGCGGTTCGCAGCTAAGGACGATTGTCCTGCAGCTACGCGGAGAGGCGGGCGCCATCCAGGTGCCGAATGCTGAAATCGGCCTCGTTCACAATATCGGCGGTGTAGGTATCTACGGGAACGTTTTAATATTGGGGAGGTAG
- a CDS encoding DNA-binding protein, with product MGFEKFGRKSFTAITKVGEYVDKLESGEVFTTHCPKCDKTYFPPRMDCPGCLSGSLEWVKVPDKGKLVTFTNVKYAPTGFEGDLPYLLAVVDFDGFRMFGRLVSSMQGTDIKVGMTVKPVVVNYENGQIAHEFVAAE from the coding sequence GTGGGGTTTGAAAAGTTTGGACGGAAGAGCTTTACCGCAATTACAAAAGTAGGCGAGTACGTCGATAAGCTGGAAAGTGGCGAAGTATTCACAACCCATTGCCCCAAGTGCGACAAGACCTATTTTCCTCCTAGGATGGATTGCCCGGGTTGCTTAAGCGGCTCTTTAGAATGGGTCAAGGTTCCTGACAAGGGCAAGCTGGTTACTTTTACAAACGTCAAATATGCCCCTACCGGCTTTGAGGGCGATCTGCCCTACCTGCTGGCGGTGGTGGATTTCGACGGCTTCAGGATGTTCGGGCGGCTGGTCAGTTCTATGCAGGGTACGGATATCAAAGTTGGCATGACCGTAAAACCGGTTGTGGTCAATTATGAAAACGGCCAGATAGCCCATGAGTTTGTAGCTGCCGAATAG
- the oah gene encoding 6-oxocyclohex-1-ene-1-carbonyl-CoA hydratase, with protein MDINKWPRESGAKDHNIFTDQWFGTEAPCVIYELKPIIDPKGNPVEGVNSAWITLNNPAQFNSYTTEMVKGVIAGFHKASMDRTVVAAVFTAVGSNAFCTGGNTKEYSEYYSMTLEYGLYMDLFNGMVDAILNCKKPVICRVNGMRVAGGQEIGGACDLAVSSDMAIFGQAGPRHGSAPVGGASDFLPWYIGAERGMFSCISCQMISAYKAVDWGMITKAVPVLKKGDEWIPNPNVITDKYIDGGQIVYGENKTGAALAEGRALVKECTVDFSLLDAEVDKLLWTFTNLFPHCLMMSIDGVRAKKKFFWDQAKLPNRHWLLANMMGEAYLGFNAFNTKKLTGKDVIDFIKYRQLGNEGHPFDQELVDAVLGPRLEGK; from the coding sequence ATGGATATTAACAAATGGCCGCGCGAATCAGGCGCAAAAGACCACAATATCTTCACCGATCAATGGTTTGGTACCGAAGCGCCCTGTGTAATTTACGAGTTAAAGCCCATTATCGATCCGAAGGGCAACCCGGTAGAAGGCGTAAACAGCGCCTGGATAACCCTGAACAACCCTGCGCAGTTCAACTCCTACACCACGGAAATGGTCAAGGGAGTTATCGCCGGTTTCCATAAGGCTTCCATGGACCGCACGGTAGTTGCCGCGGTCTTCACGGCAGTCGGCAGCAACGCCTTCTGCACCGGCGGTAACACAAAGGAATATTCCGAGTATTATTCCATGACTCTAGAATACGGTCTATACATGGATCTCTTCAACGGTATGGTTGACGCCATCCTGAACTGCAAAAAGCCGGTTATCTGCAGGGTAAACGGCATGCGTGTGGCCGGCGGCCAGGAAATCGGCGGCGCCTGTGACCTGGCAGTATCCTCAGACATGGCTATCTTCGGTCAGGCCGGTCCGAGACACGGTTCCGCCCCGGTTGGCGGCGCATCAGACTTCCTGCCCTGGTACATTGGAGCTGAGCGGGGAATGTTTAGTTGTATTTCCTGCCAGATGATCAGCGCCTACAAGGCTGTTGACTGGGGTATGATCACCAAGGCCGTCCCCGTATTAAAGAAGGGCGACGAGTGGATTCCCAACCCCAACGTAATTACAGACAAGTACATCGACGGCGGCCAGATCGTCTACGGCGAAAACAAGACGGGCGCTGCTCTTGCCGAGGGAAGAGCTCTTGTCAAGGAATGTACGGTTGACTTCTCGCTCTTAGACGCCGAAGTCGACAAGTTGCTCTGGACCTTCACCAACCTCTTCCCCCACTGCCTGATGATGTCCATCGACGGTGTCCGGGCCAAGAAGAAGTTCTTCTGGGATCAGGCCAAGCTGCCCAACCGTCATTGGCTGTTAGCTAACATGATGGGCGAAGCTTACCTCGGATTCAACGCTTTCAATACCAAGAAACTCACCGGCAAAGATGTCATTGACTTCATCAAGTACAGACAGCTGGGTAATGAGGGACATCCGTTCGATCAGGAACTGGTCGACGCCGTTTTAGGTCCCCGTTTGGAAGGCAAATAG
- a CDS encoding enoyl-CoA hydratase has protein sequence MLTTPVIRGEIILAFKTLKVGSKNGVITITLARPPLNVLTIPMMEEMVEAFKWVKDEPGSIVILDAEGKAFSAGVDVADHTPDKVDSMIDVFDRLFLAMDAVEKPIVCLVNGAALGGGCEVVIFCDMVIASEKAKLGQPEIQVGVFPPVACFVLPKLCSWPRAMDLLLSGDVIGAEQAEKFGIVNKVLPADNFKESAMEYLKKFTALSPVVLAMTKKAARTGMGKGFAEGIKDIDRIYLKEMMATADAQEGLKAFMEKRRPVWQGK, from the coding sequence ATTTTAACTACTCCAGTTATAAGGGGTGAAATAATTTTGGCTTTTAAAACTCTTAAAGTCGGGAGTAAGAACGGTGTTATTACGATAACGCTTGCCCGCCCCCCGCTAAATGTTTTAACAATTCCCATGATGGAAGAAATGGTCGAGGCCTTTAAATGGGTAAAAGATGAGCCGGGCAGCATAGTAATCCTGGATGCCGAAGGAAAAGCATTCTCGGCGGGCGTAGATGTCGCCGACCATACCCCTGACAAGGTGGACAGCATGATCGACGTTTTTGACCGCCTTTTCCTGGCCATGGACGCAGTGGAAAAACCGATCGTTTGCCTGGTCAACGGCGCCGCGCTCGGCGGCGGCTGCGAAGTTGTCATTTTCTGCGACATGGTTATCGCATCGGAGAAAGCCAAACTCGGCCAGCCTGAAATCCAGGTTGGCGTGTTCCCGCCTGTCGCTTGTTTCGTGTTGCCCAAGCTTTGTTCCTGGCCGAGGGCCATGGATCTTCTCTTAAGCGGAGACGTAATCGGCGCCGAACAGGCCGAGAAGTTTGGTATAGTCAATAAAGTCCTTCCGGCGGATAATTTCAAAGAAAGCGCCATGGAATATTTAAAGAAGTTTACCGCGCTTAGCCCGGTTGTCCTGGCCATGACCAAAAAAGCCGCCAGGACCGGCATGGGGAAGGGTTTTGCAGAGGGCATCAAGGATATAGACCGCATTTATCTTAAGGAAATGATGGCCACCGCCGATGCGCAGGAAGGGCTAAAGGCCTTTATGGAAAAAAGGCGCCCAGTCTGGCAGGGCAAATAA
- the had gene encoding 6-hydroxycyclohex-1-ene-1-carbonyl-CoA dehydrogenase, with protein MGVPSKIDTWQMIEPGKLLKTSIDVPELQPDEALVKVAACGVCHTDVGYFYDGVPTVNKPPLTLGHEISGTVVAGPDNLVGKEVIIPAVMPCNKCAICASGRGNRCLAQKMPGNSLGMYGGFSSHIPVPAEDLCVVEDRKGMPLEWLAVVADAITSPYQALIKAGVKEGDLVMITGATGGIGAYLTQIAGAMGAKAVVAIARNKEKLERSLSFGATCAISTQDKDMKAITAEFRAYCKENGLPPNVGWKIFESTGTKIGQEIALNFLSFVGKMMVVGFGMHKVEYMLSRLMAFDAEIEGTWGCLPKYYPEVLKMVLDGKIKVEPFVDVRPMSQIAAGFEETHAGKLLKRVVLTPDF; from the coding sequence ATGGGTGTACCTTCAAAGATTGACACATGGCAAATGATTGAACCCGGTAAATTACTGAAGACGAGCATTGACGTTCCGGAGCTGCAGCCGGACGAAGCGTTGGTGAAAGTCGCAGCCTGTGGTGTTTGTCACACTGACGTTGGCTATTTTTATGATGGCGTACCAACCGTCAACAAGCCCCCTCTGACCCTCGGACACGAGATCAGCGGCACGGTTGTTGCAGGACCAGATAATCTGGTTGGCAAGGAAGTTATCATTCCGGCAGTCATGCCCTGCAACAAATGCGCAATCTGCGCTTCCGGCAGGGGCAACCGCTGCCTGGCGCAGAAAATGCCCGGCAACAGTCTGGGTATGTACGGCGGCTTCTCCAGCCATATCCCCGTTCCCGCAGAGGACCTTTGCGTAGTCGAAGACAGAAAAGGCATGCCTTTGGAGTGGCTGGCAGTAGTAGCGGACGCGATTACCTCCCCCTACCAGGCTTTAATTAAAGCCGGTGTTAAGGAAGGGGACCTTGTAATGATAACCGGCGCAACGGGCGGAATCGGCGCCTACTTGACCCAGATTGCAGGCGCCATGGGCGCCAAGGCGGTAGTAGCCATTGCCCGCAACAAGGAAAAGCTGGAGCGTTCTTTAAGTTTCGGCGCAACTTGTGCAATCAGCACGCAGGACAAAGACATGAAGGCCATTACTGCAGAGTTTCGTGCTTACTGCAAAGAAAATGGTCTTCCTCCCAACGTAGGGTGGAAAATCTTCGAGTCCACCGGGACAAAGATCGGCCAGGAAATTGCCCTGAATTTCCTTTCCTTTGTGGGCAAAATGATGGTTGTCGGATTCGGCATGCATAAGGTTGAATACATGCTTTCCCGGTTGATGGCTTTTGACGCCGAAATCGAAGGGACATGGGGTTGCCTGCCCAAGTATTATCCCGAAGTCCTGAAAATGGTTCTGGATGGAAAAATCAAGGTTGAACCATTCGTAGACGTACGGCCGATGAGCCAGATCGCCGCCGGTTTCGAAGAAACCCACGCCGGCAAACTATTGAAGAGAGTTGTTTTAACTCCTGACTTCTAA